One window of the Cryptomeria japonica chromosome 7, Sugi_1.0, whole genome shotgun sequence genome contains the following:
- the LOC131047320 gene encoding putative UPF0481 protein At3g02645 yields MGSKNSDQIIIDQSRWVISIRDGLCADKEKEEEKEFVIAVFNVPKELLAVKPAAYIPQSVSIGPYHQWRSELYEMERYKVAAARRFQQRIDGLKFESVVEELKKHEWQIRSYYHKYLDYNEDALSWLMALDASFVLECLQFYVKQADQASKEVASEVKQLGRVLDPSGRSATHNAIMRDLMMLENQVPLFVVMKLLEMQLGSHDKAEERLCNVVCAACEELSPFMFKMPDSSRRRIKERGHVLEVLYYAIVPAAAIDDGNTQGDETEKEALPDVSNVRKALNAVWAAISKLNVGPIRRLTALPQRLFQGRIVQFVVKLPMKLLSTLGNLPILSALKGPLTLIFGAVKEEEKDEEGKGEGEEGGSSVEIPPTRDELKVPSVADLYSAGVKFSPTDGDLTSIHFDTKTATLYLPKVRLDNNSEVILRNLVAFEAAAAPGALIFTRYTDFMNGIIDTNEDVQLLRSSGIVYNHLANDEKVASLWNGMGKCVKLTKVKYLDKTIADINKHYNRRWTVAVMEFVNKYIFGSWQFLTLLAAGILLLLTCLQAFCSVYDCKRWWSDTDFVKD; encoded by the coding sequence ATGGGTTCTAAGAATTCTGATCAGATAATTATAGATCAATCTCGCTGGGTTATTTCAATTAGGGATGGCCTGTGTgcagacaaagaaaaagaagaggaaaaggagtTCGTTATAGCCGTGTTCAATGTGCCAAAGGAGTTATTGGCAGTGAAGCCTGCAGCATACATCCCACAGTCCGTCTCCATTGGGCCATATCACCAGTGGAGATCGGAGCTGTATGAAATGGAGAGATACAAAGTGGCTGCGGCTCGTAGGTTTCAGCAGAGAATCGATGGTCTCAAGTTCGAATCTGTAGTCGAAGAATTGAAGAAGCACGAATGGCAAATACGGAGCTATTATCACAAATATCTCGACTACAACGAGGATGCTCTGTCATGGCTCATGGCTTTGGATGCCTCGTTCGTGCTTGAGTGCTTGCAGTTCTATGTCAAACAGGCGGACCAGGCTTCCAAGGAAGTGGCGTCCGAGGTGAAGCAACTGGGCAGAGTGTTAGATCCATCTGGAAGGAGCGCTACCCACAATGCAATTATGAgagatttgatgatgcttgagaatCAGGTACCGTTGTTCGTCGTAATGAAGTTATTGGAGATGCAGTTGGGTTCTCATGACAAGGCCGAAGAAAGGCTCTGCAACGTGGTCTGTGCTGCCTGTGAAGAATTGTCGCCCTTTATGTTCAAGATGCCAGATAGTTCACGGCGCCGTATAAAAGAAAGGGGTCATGTACTGGAGGTGCTCTATTATGCCATTGTCCCTGCAGCCGCCATAGACGATGGCAATACTCAGGGCGATGAAACTGAAAAGGAGGCGTTGCCAGATGTAAGCAATGTTAGAAAGGCTCTGAATGCGGTATGGGCGGCTATCTCCAAGTTAAACGTTGGCCCTATTAGACGTCTTACGGCACTGCCTCAGCGTCTATTCCAAGGGAGGATCGTGCAGTTTGTGGTGAAGCTGCCCATGAAACTTCTTTCTACTCTGGGGAATCTGCCAATTTTGAGCGCTTTGAAGGGGCCCTTAACTCTTATCTTTGGAGCCgtcaaagaagaagagaaagatgaagaaggaaaaggagaaggagaagaaggaggttCGTCTGTGGAAATTCCCCCTACACGGGACGAACTCAAGGTTCCCTCTGTGGCCGACTTATATTCAGCAGGAGTAAAATTCTCTCCTACGGACGGAGACCTCACTTCAATACACTTCGACACAAAGACGGCCACTCTGTATCTTCCCAAAGTCAGGCTGGATAACAACTCAGAAGTGATACTCAGAAATCTGGTGGCGTTCGAAGCTGCGGCGGCTCCAGGTGCTTTGATCTTCACTCGCTACACTGATTTCATGAACGGCATCATCGACACAAACGAAGATGTTCAGCTTCTGAGAAGCAGCGGGATCGTTTACAATCATCTGGCAAACGACGAGAAAGTTGCTAGTCTGTGGAACGGCATGGGTAAATGTGTGAAGCTCACAAAGGTCAAGTATTTAGACAAAACAATAGCCGACATCAACAAGCATTACAACAGGAGATGGACCGTTGCGGTGATGGAGTTCGTGAACAAGTACATATTTGGTTCATGGCAGTTCCTCACCTTGTTGGCGGCGGGGATTCTTTTACTTCTCACGTGTTTGCAGGCCTTCTGTTCTGTGTATGACTGTAAGCGGTGGTGGAGTGACACCGATTTTGTGAAGGACTAA